CGGACCGAAGGGACAGGCGACGAAACCGGCCGCAGTGAGGTCGGGTCGGCTGAGATATCCGCGAGCCAGCCCGGCGCCGCCGAGGTACAGCTCGCCCGCCACGCCCACCGGCAGCGGCCGCAGGGCCTCGTCCAGGACGAAGATCTGGGTGCCGGCGATCGGCCGGCCGATGGGAGGCGGCTCGTTCCCCTCGTTCCCCGTCAGCGGGCCGATCAGCGTCGCGCACACCGTGGCCTCGGTAGGTCCGTAGGCGTTGAACACACTGCAACGCCCGGACCAGCGTGCGGCGAGGTCGGCGGTCAGGCTCTCCCCCGCAACCACGATCGTCAGGTCCCCGGGCAGATCCTCGTCGGGGGAGAGCGAGGCGAGTACTGACGGCGGCAGGGTCACGTGCGTCACGGTCTCTCGGACGAGCACTGCTTCGAACGAGCCCCCGACGAAATCGTGCAGGCCGGGGACGAACACCGCCGTGGCCCCGCTGAGCAGGGCCATGCAGAGCTCCGAGACGGAGGCGTCGAAACTCGGACTGGCGAATTGCAGGACCCTGCTGTCGGACCGTACGCCGAATGCCTCGATCTGCGCGCCGGAGAGCCCGGCGAGGCCCTCGTGAGTGACCGCCACACCCTTGGGTCTCCCGGTCGAACCGGAGGTGTAGATGATGTACGCCGGGTGCGCGAGGGTGAGGGGGTGCGACCGCTGTGCGTCGGAGAGGTTCGATGCGTCCGTGCCCGCATCACACCCGGTCTGCTGTTCGTCGAGGATCAGGATCGGCGTCGTCCAGGGCTGGGCCGTGGCGCCGGCGGCATCGGTCAGCAGCAGGGCGGGACGCGCGTCGCCGACGATGTACTCGATCCGCTGGGCCGGGTAGGCCGGGTCGAGCGGGAGGAACGCGGCACCCGCCTTGCTGATCGCGAGGAGGGCCAGGACGAGGAGTGGGCCGCTGGGCAACGCGACCCCCACCAGCTCCTCGGGTCCCGTTCCGCGGGCGATCAGAGCTCGGGCAAGCCGGTTGGCCCGCTCGTTGAGTTGCCGGTAGCTCCACCGCAAGTCGCCGCAGGAGACCGCGCAGGCGTCGGGGCGCCGCGCGACCTGGGCCTCGAAGAGCGAGGGCAGGACGACGGGATCGTACGATGCGCCGTCCCCGCTCTGCCGCGTCACCAGCAGAGCGTGCTCCTCCTGCGAGGCCAGTGGAATCTCGCACAGCGGCCGGTTCGGCGAGCGGACCGCGTTGGCGAGGAAGGTGGTGTAGTGCGTGGCGATGCGGCGGATCGTCTCCGGCCCGAACAGGTCGGTCGCGTACTCGATTTCCGCTTCGAGTCGGCCGTCCCGCTCGACGACCTCGATACTCAGGTCGAGTTTGCTGGCCGTGCGCGGTGGCGGTGCGGCGCCCTCGATCGTCACTCCCGCGACGTGCAGGGACTCCTCAAGCGCCTCGTCGTAGACGAACGCCGTCTGGAACAGCGGATTGCGGCTCGGGTCGCGTGGCGGACGAAGTCGCTCGATGACCTTCTCGATCGGCGCTTCCTGGTGGACGAGACCTTCGATGGAAGCCCGGCGTACCTGGTTGACCAGGCCGAGGAAGGTCTGGTCTCGCTCCGGGCGTACCCGGAGGGCCAGGACATTGACGAACATGCCGATCATGTC
The window above is part of the Streptomyces venezuelae genome. Proteins encoded here:
- a CDS encoding non-ribosomal peptide synthetase, which gives rise to MSTAQDSATQPKDSQDRRVDLDFPLSLAQERIWVSEQLADAGSHYGAPVVFALRGELDPGLLEVALTQIVERHEVLHSVVSVASGSPRFVVAPARPVRLDQQDVASEQEMTERVSAATEAPFDLLHGPLVRFGLYRLGPADHRLLVDIHHLIFDGVSAGVLVQELAELLAAGAEGRTPELPVLPVAYGQYAVAERRSLAEGLLDSQIEHWCTQLRDAPLALELPTDYRRPARMSFHGASHSFTLPASLGVELAEAARRWSVTPYVVMLAGWAAVLGRYAGQEDMLVGTPMAGRTEPGTEDMIGMFVNVLALRVRPERDQTFLGLVNQVRRASIEGLVHQEAPIEKVIERLRPPRDPSRNPLFQTAFVYDEALEESLHVAGVTIEGAAPPPRTASKLDLSIEVVERDGRLEAEIEYATDLFGPETIRRIATHYTTFLANAVRSPNRPLCEIPLASQEEHALLVTRQSGDGASYDPVVLPSLFEAQVARRPDACAVSCGDLRWSYRQLNERANRLARALIARGTGPEELVGVALPSGPLLVLALLAISKAGAAFLPLDPAYPAQRIEYIVGDARPALLLTDAAGATAQPWTTPILILDEQQTGCDAGTDASNLSDAQRSHPLTLAHPAYIIYTSGSTGRPKGVAVTHEGLAGLSGAQIEAFGVRSDSRVLQFASPSFDASVSELCMALLSGATAVFVPGLHDFVGGSFEAVLVRETVTHVTLPPSVLASLSPDEDLPGDLTIVVAGESLTADLAARWSGRCSVFNAYGPTEATVCATLIGPLTGNEGNEPPPIGRPIAGTQIFVLDEALRPLPVGVAGELYLGGAGLARGYLSRPDLTAAGFVACPFGPAGGRMYRTGDRARWRDDGNLEFVGRRDDQVKMNGFRIELGEIENVIAAHPEVEQTAVVVREDRPGLRQVVAYVVAEAPDEEILAHAASRLPGYMVPSAVVRLQNLPLTTNGKVDRRNLPAPDDRTSVPDRSPGTAREQQLCKLICEVLDLDAVGVDESFFELGGQSLHAVRLLSRIRGVMGVEIGIKALFQAPTAALLAAQIDSGQIAVITRPALVPSHQRQSAVWDQS